The Antennarius striatus isolate MH-2024 chromosome 23, ASM4005453v1, whole genome shotgun sequence genome has a segment encoding these proteins:
- the c23h4orf54 gene encoding uncharacterized protein C4orf54 homolog — MKTGETRLVKPATLTDDLEKDAPGGEDEEKHGGSKPVSEGLEDGTTGGTDPQGDRGSAERNHMSVLVDPGAHPGTEPGPDRNKTQRPKEQDAPREEDSPSSDHCSSGRSESDSEDDDDVLLLSEPEDESHYITTHEIQLSELSDHESDLGVGSSTSWDLEDDNQVYSFVDYATFDGDGASTERRPGRQPLSPGAAVSSRRESDLRDGAKFTSSDENESKAQQRGQIHLSIRTTSRAINDPSNIQEHGNILYHETRSGDMSRYVVRGVDGSAEPTCDRAKCFIAAPGRIHFGRKLKGKEVNEYSSGASSAVSDLDDADKEVRNLTARAFKSLAYPYLDAFNFSTSSESSASERGIGINRLSTFVDLKYGKMNLSQGLDPSLVSHPNSAASSQNVDSRGYQGIGLARINPPPGKIFTLNANPHGAASSTKKIELMGQFGQGHSGVIRLTETLNFRCNVQSGMSGGERRANLTQNASGSCSRDEVTNTLPGSQRTAARQPSAATMEDTHKKAIFASSLIKNVISKKMQFEQERKMERGEISEPHQAPSPGCAHQEGDGLRGKAGRELHRQSSRFSEGSADFALMCADEPGDAVQDGDSQGRDSAPAAAPTPETDSEPAEESGMEPKKGSSEASKSTLLRSQNSAFRCWKDEELEFQKDHKNRESGEKSPRTDGTEGEEDRSSPGPGKPTKMSHLFVPSIQLTSTEEDPGRQRDGGRSPGGGAEGRTLRSDNTLYVTGSRNATTSKSPEIKINLRSVRNNKTEPFGVSKMRTPNIGCNASILTRTDDLKCQALAAALKGEASDKVPHFTVRDIRDNKGKLQTPIHQVRDVRKLVKSSYHFVSLDTNESKSAADTQVEQKKQVPHRNPNSVSPIVIKCQSVNTNSNGRQPGTQPDADRASPEGAKGAPLRPAGRAPTGHPSEGDLPLRTDNMTAPKRLDKTSEVPDKKPDSKMTNQVALEKLQAAVKTMEQLYVFDRNEWKRKNDPQPLTDSHVLSLIASEEHGGSEEDGARASNRDKTPPTVGASIGTDNLLRRDDKLFQAVGGRDARLVTKSTEGAISSGSKNPVSLSSSSSAPKTAHPNAVSEAPFGAKRFVTKSPKMLSSLKNSQVKPSGCEGAGSKDSDRSTREISGTAAENENYLTIPVKSHISSNKQTSLTPQMRLETPSGQEDHSLSPKHSSIEMETCSPEIPSVTFYHSLPLAMPTNQPQVYCFSPAITPSPSLDPFQATQRKMLLDPTTGNYYLVDTPVQPATKRLFDPETGQYVDVPMPPLATTPVPVQISPMALSPAYGHSYMIYPGFMPTPSVIPARTLVQSQMSVQLEAASEEKASSQQTEGLYMESPFYMATAKSPPTASGAEQQATASKPPQVIPNVKQPVISITSQQGPRIIAPPSFDGTTMSFVVEHR, encoded by the coding sequence ATGAAAACTGGGGAGACCCGCCTGGTGAAACCCGCAACTCTCACGGATGATCTGGAGAAAGACGCGCccggaggagaggatgaggagaagcaCGGAGGAAGCAAACCCGTCTCTGAGGGGTTAGAGGACGGGACCACAGGCGGGACGGACCCGCAGGGGGACCGAGGGTCCGCTGAGAGAAATCACATGTCTGTCCTGGTCGACCCCGGCGCGCACCCGGGAACGGAACCGGGCCCGGACCGGAACAAAACTCAAAGACCAAAAGAGCAGGACGCACCCAGAGAGGAGGACTCCCCCTCTAGTGACCACTGTTCGAGCGGGAGAAGTGAGTCTGACTCTGAGGACGATGATGATGTTCTTCTGCTTTCTGAACCAGAGGATGAGTCTCATTACATCACGACGCATGAGATCCAGCTGTCAGAGCTGTCCGACCACGAAAGCGACCTGGGGGTGGgctcctccaccagctgggACCTGGAGGATGACAATCAGGTCTACTCGTTCGTCGATTACGCGACTTTTGACGGTGACGGCGCGTCGACGGAGCGCCGGCCCGGCCGCCAGCCTCTGTCCCCGGGCGCAGCCGTCAGCAGTCGGCGTGAAAGCGATCTGAGAGACGGGGCCAAGTTCACCAGCTCGGATGAGAACGAATCTAAAGCACAGCAGCGGGGACAGATCCACCTGTCAATCAGGACCACTTCTAGAGCTATAAATGACCCCAGCAACATCCAAGAGCATGGGAATATCCTCTATCACGAAACCCGCTCTGGGGATATGAGCCGTTATGTGGTCAGAGGGGTGGATGGATCGGCAGAGCCGACATGTGACAGGGCCAAATGCTTCATAGCCGCGCCAGGACGCATACACTTTGGGCGCAAACTGAAGGGGAAAGAGGTGAATGAGTATTCCAGCGGCGCGTCCAGCGCGGTCAGCGACCTGGATGACGCAGACAAAGAGGTGCGCAACCTGACAGCCAGAGCCTTCAAGAGCCTGGCCTACCCCTACTTAGACGCGTTTAATTTCAGCACCTCCAGTGAATCCTCCGCCTCAGAACGCGGCATAGGCATCAACAGACTGTCCACGTTTGTCGACCTCAAGTATGGGAAGATGAATTTATCACAGGGACTTGATCCAAGTCTGGTTTCCCACCCAAACTCTGCGGCTTCCTCTCAAAACGTAGACAGCAGAGGGTATCAGGGCATTGGTCTAGCGCGCATCAACCCGCCCCCTGGCAAGATCTTCACCCTGAATGCCAATCCCCACGGCGCAGCTTCATCCACCAAGAAAATAGAGCTGATGGGGCAATTCGGTCAGGGTCACAGTGGAGTGATTAGACTCACGGAGACTCTCAATTTTCGTTGCAATGTTCAATCAGGAATGTCTGGGGGTGAAAGACGCGCAAACTTAACGCAAAACGCATCAGGATCATGTTCCAGAGATGAGGTTACCAACACCCTGCCCGGCAGCCAGAGGACAGCGGCCAGACAGCCGAGTGCTGCCACCATGGAGGACACGCACAAGAAAGCTATATTCGCATCGAGTTTGATCAAAAACGTGATTTCTAAGAAGATGCAGTTCGAGCAGGAGCGcaagatggagagaggggagaTCAGCGAGCCGCACCAGGCGCCCTCCCCGGGCTGTGCGCACCAGGAGGGCGACGGGCTCCGGGGGAAGGCGGGGAGGGAGCTGCACCGACAGAGCTCCAGGTTCTCTGAGGGGAGCGCAGACTTTGCCCTGATGTGTGCGGATGAACCGGGGGACGCGGTGCAGGACGGAGACTCCCAGGGGCGCGACTcggctcctgctgctgctcccacTCCGGAAACGGACTCAGAGCCTGCAGAAGAATCCGGGATGGAGCCTAAAAAAGGCTCTTCGGAGGCATCAAAAAGCACTCTGCTCCGCAGCCAAAATAGCGCGTTCAGATGCTGGAAGGACGAGGAGCTAGAGTTTCAGAAGGATCATAAAAACCGTGAAAGTGGAGAGAAGTCGCCCCGGACCGACGGCACAGAGGGCGAGGAGGACCGCAGCTCACCGGGACCCGGGAAACCGACGAAAATGTCGCATTTGTTTGTACCGAGTATCCAACTAACGTCCACTGAGGAAGACCCCGGACGGCAGCGGGATGGGGGTCGGTCTCCAGGTGGGGGCGCGGAGGGCAGAACTCTGCGCTCCGACAACACTTTGTACGTTACAGGCTCCAGAAACGCGACTACATCTAAATCCCCGGAGATTAAAATTAATCTGAGGAGCGTTCGAAACAACAAAACGGAGCCGTTTGGAGTCTCCAAGATGCGGACTCCGAATATTGGATGTAACGCGTCCATCCTCACCAGGACGGACGACTTGAAGTGCCAGGCGCTGGCCGCGGCTCTGAAGGGCGAGGCGTCGGATAAAGTGCCCCATTTCACGGTCAGAGACATCCGGGACAATAAAGGGAAGCTGCAGACCCCCATCCACCAGGTGAGGGACGTGCGCAAGCTGGTGAAGAGTTCCTACCACTTTGTTTCTCTAGACACCAACGAAAGTAAATCTGCCGCTGACACCCAGgtggagcagaagaagcaggtTCCCCACCGGAACCCGAACTCGGTGTCTCCCATAGTGATCAAGTGTCAATCTGTGAACACCAACAGTAACGGACGGCAGCCCGGGACGCAACCGGACGCGGACCGCGCGTCTCCAGAGGGCGCCAAAGGCGCACCGCTGAGGCCGGCGGGGAGGGCGCCCACGGGACACCCCTCAGAGGGAGACCTTCCACTGAGAACCGACAACATGACGGCTCCAAAGAGGCTTGACAAGACATCAGAGGTGCCAGACAAAAAACCTGATTCAAAGATGACAAACCAGGTGGCGTTGGAGAAGCTCCAGGCTGCTGTGAAGACCATGGAGCAACTCTACGTGTTTGATAGGAATGAATGGAAGAGGAAGAACGACCCCCAGCCTCTGACCGACAGCCACGTGCTGTCGCTGATAGCCAGCGAGGAGCACGGAGGGTCTGAGGAGGACGGAGCAAGAGCGTCCAACAGGGACAAGACTCCACCGACGGTGGGGGCATCCATTGGTACCGACAACCTCCTGAGGCGAGACGACAAACTCTTTCAGGCTGTCGGCGGCCGGGATGCCAGGCTGGTCACTAAATCCACTGAAGGTGCCATCAGCTCAGGAAGCAAGAACCCAGTCAGTCTTAGTTCCAGCTCCAGCGCTCCAAAGACAGCCCATCCAAACGCCGTCTCAGAGGCCCCTTTCGGCGCCAAACGCTTCGTCACAAAGTCTCCAAAGATGCTGTCGTCTTTGAAAAACAGCCAGGTGAAGCCAAGTGGATGTGAAGGAGCTGGGTCTAAGGACTCAGACAGGTCCACGCGTGAGATCTCAGGCACCGCTGCCGAAAACGAGAACTACCTGACCATCCCAGTCAAGTCTCACATCAGCAGCAACAAACAAACCTCATTAACCCCCCAGATGCGCCTGGAAACCCCATCGGGGCAGGAAGACCACAGCTTGTCTCCCAAACACTCCAGTATTGAGATGGAGACATGCTCACCAGAGATCCCCTCCGTCACCTTCTACCACTCGTTGCCTTTGGCTATGCCCACCAATCAGCCTCAGGTCTACTGTTTCTCCCCGGCAATCACCCCAAGTCCCTCCCTGGACCCCTTCCAGGCCACTCAGAGGAAGATGCTCCTGGATCCCACCACTGGTAACTACTACCTGGTGGACACGCCCGTGCAGCCGGCCACCAAACGCCTGTTCGACCCTGAAACAGGGCAGTACGTGGACGTGCCCATGCCGCCGTTGGCTACGACTCCAGTCCCTGTTCAGATCTCCCCGATGGCCCTCAGTCCAGCCTACGGACACAGCTACATGATCTACCCCGGATTCATGCCGACTCCGTCAGTGATCCCCGCCCGGACTCTGGTGCAGTCGCAGATGTCGGTGCAGCTGGAGGCGGCGAGCGAGGAGAAGGCGTCGTCGCAGCAGACCGAGGGATTGTACATGGAGAGTCCATTCTACATGGCCACCGCCAAGTCCCCGCCGACGGCCTCTGGGGCTGAACAGCAGGCCACCGCCAGCAAGCCTCCGCAGGTCATCCCCAACGTCAAGCAGCCGGTCATCAGCATCACTTCCCAGCAGGGGCCCCGGATTATTGCCCCGCCTTCCTTCGATGGGACCACCATGAGCTTTGTGGTGGAGCACAGATGA
- the LOC137590837 gene encoding ribonuclease kappa-A-like isoform X1, which produces MERRPILSRLGVSRRRLPYEPFNSDASTPGNSRVSFGQLTEHVTQASPSRRRQTHWTRSHGHTSGSHWTMRGLICGPKLAACGMLLSAWGVVMLAMLGIFFSTHSAVLIEDLPLNNQDFNDTNPPQKIYNVYNGVGYNCFIAAAVYVVVGVFSCCQLRLHRTKQYLVH; this is translated from the exons ATGGAGCGACGTCCAATCCTGAGCAGACTCGGTGTTTCCAGGAGACGTCTTCCTT ACGAACCGTTCAACTCTGACGCTTCAACACCCGGAAACTCCCGCGTGTCGTTCGGTCAGCTGACTGAACACGTGACACAAGCGTCCCCGAGCCGCCGCCGACAGACCCACTGGACGCGTTCACACGGTCACACCAGCGGATCCCATTGGACGATGCGTGGATTGATCTGCGGACCCAAACTCGCCGCGTGCGGGATGCTGCTGAGCGCGTGGGGCGTCGTCATGCTG gCCATGCTGGGGATTTTCTTCTCCACTCACTCTGCTGTGCTGATTGAAGACCTTCCCTTGAACAACCAAGACTTCAACGA CACCAACCCCCCCCAGAAGATCTACAACGTGTACAACGGGGTGGGCTACAACTGCTTCATAGCGGCGGCAGTCTacgtggtggtgggggtcttctCCTGCTGCCAGCTGAGGCTCCACAGGACGAAG CAGTACCTGGTTCACTAG
- the LOC137590837 gene encoding ribonuclease kappa-A-like isoform X2 has translation MERRPILSRLGVSRRRLPYEPFNSDASTPGNSRVSFGQLTEHVTQASPSRRRQTHWTRSHGHTSGSHWTMRGLICGPKLAACGMLLSAWGVVMLAMLGIFFSTHSAVLIEDLPLNNQDFNDTNPPQKIYNVYNGVGYNCFIAAAVYVVVGVFSCCQLRLHRTKYLVH, from the exons ATGGAGCGACGTCCAATCCTGAGCAGACTCGGTGTTTCCAGGAGACGTCTTCCTT ACGAACCGTTCAACTCTGACGCTTCAACACCCGGAAACTCCCGCGTGTCGTTCGGTCAGCTGACTGAACACGTGACACAAGCGTCCCCGAGCCGCCGCCGACAGACCCACTGGACGCGTTCACACGGTCACACCAGCGGATCCCATTGGACGATGCGTGGATTGATCTGCGGACCCAAACTCGCCGCGTGCGGGATGCTGCTGAGCGCGTGGGGCGTCGTCATGCTG gCCATGCTGGGGATTTTCTTCTCCACTCACTCTGCTGTGCTGATTGAAGACCTTCCCTTGAACAACCAAGACTTCAACGA CACCAACCCCCCCCAGAAGATCTACAACGTGTACAACGGGGTGGGCTACAACTGCTTCATAGCGGCGGCAGTCTacgtggtggtgggggtcttctCCTGCTGCCAGCTGAGGCTCCACAGGACGAAG TACCTGGTTCACTAG
- the LOC137590837 gene encoding ribonuclease kappa-A-like isoform X4, with product MRGLICGPKLAACGMLLSAWGVVMLAMLGIFFSTHSAVLIEDLPLNNQDFNDTNPPQKIYNVYNGVGYNCFIAAAVYVVVGVFSCCQLRLHRTKQYLVH from the exons ATGCGTGGATTGATCTGCGGACCCAAACTCGCCGCGTGCGGGATGCTGCTGAGCGCGTGGGGCGTCGTCATGCTG gCCATGCTGGGGATTTTCTTCTCCACTCACTCTGCTGTGCTGATTGAAGACCTTCCCTTGAACAACCAAGACTTCAACGA CACCAACCCCCCCCAGAAGATCTACAACGTGTACAACGGGGTGGGCTACAACTGCTTCATAGCGGCGGCAGTCTacgtggtggtgggggtcttctCCTGCTGCCAGCTGAGGCTCCACAGGACGAAG CAGTACCTGGTTCACTAG
- the LOC137590837 gene encoding ribonuclease kappa-A-like isoform X3, with protein sequence MVSDEPFNSDASTPGNSRVSFGQLTEHVTQASPSRRRQTHWTRSHGHTSGSHWTMRGLICGPKLAACGMLLSAWGVVMLAMLGIFFSTHSAVLIEDLPLNNQDFNDTNPPQKIYNVYNGVGYNCFIAAAVYVVVGVFSCCQLRLHRTKQYLVH encoded by the exons ATGGTCTCAG ACGAACCGTTCAACTCTGACGCTTCAACACCCGGAAACTCCCGCGTGTCGTTCGGTCAGCTGACTGAACACGTGACACAAGCGTCCCCGAGCCGCCGCCGACAGACCCACTGGACGCGTTCACACGGTCACACCAGCGGATCCCATTGGACGATGCGTGGATTGATCTGCGGACCCAAACTCGCCGCGTGCGGGATGCTGCTGAGCGCGTGGGGCGTCGTCATGCTG gCCATGCTGGGGATTTTCTTCTCCACTCACTCTGCTGTGCTGATTGAAGACCTTCCCTTGAACAACCAAGACTTCAACGA CACCAACCCCCCCCAGAAGATCTACAACGTGTACAACGGGGTGGGCTACAACTGCTTCATAGCGGCGGCAGTCTacgtggtggtgggggtcttctCCTGCTGCCAGCTGAGGCTCCACAGGACGAAG CAGTACCTGGTTCACTAG